From a region of the Penaeus vannamei isolate JL-2024 chromosome 2, ASM4276789v1, whole genome shotgun sequence genome:
- the LOC138865279 gene encoding uncharacterized protein produces the protein MKGTTRDTKTLKETIRDKNLIKETTSDKKNQRDHKRQKLDKRDHKRHKKLIKETTRHKIDKKKYDKRQKLEKRDHKRQKLDERDHKRHKNAKRDHKRQKLDKRNHKQKKIDKRDHKRHKNSIKETTRDKRNHKRHKTRPKRPQDTKTR, from the coding sequence ATGAAAGGGACCACAAGAGACACAAAAACGCTAAAAGAGACCATAAGAGACAAAAACCTGATAAAAGAGACCACAAgcgacaaaaaaaatcaaagggaCCACAAGAGACAAAAACTCGATAAAAGAGACCACAAGAGACAcaaaaaattgataaaagagaCCACAAGACacaaaatcgataaaaaaaaatacgacaagaGACAAAAACTCGAAAAAAGAGACCACAAGAGACAAAAACTCGATGAAAGAGACCACAAGAGACACAAAAACGCTAAAAGAGACCATAAGAGACAAAAACTTGATAAAAGaaaccacaaacaaaaaaaaattgataaaagagaCCACAAGAGACACAAAAACTCTATAAAAGAGACCACAAGAGACAAAAGAAACCACAAGAGACACAAAACTCGACCTAAGAGACCCCAAGACACAAAAACTCGATAA
- the LOC113828358 gene encoding DNA repair protein RAD51 homolog 4 produces the protein MRLTAGLCPALTDEVMTKLKNAGIKTIIDFMLRDSETLARETSVSYKDLQSIRRIIHAHHAAFAVSGTDVLDEAVRSSIVISTGITSLNSLLGGGLMTGEVVEICGGWGEGKTSLCVQLALHAALRQGLHTLFIDPSASVSPSKLAPFIEALSEEEEVMEKALSRIKVTSPADIWGLFRALEKTYHPCITLDGSAGSSSGSNSQSAGKLKLVIVDSLSNLVMPLLDGTRKEGLGILSQLAITLKALASEQQVAVVVVNNVVQIHNGSSVHRSDSHPKWKPALGRYWEHVPHTRLFVEQAELPGHNSSLNLSTSEPCENQSSPGLSLSLKVSVWKSTRLKMDSSMVSLFA, from the exons atgaggCTCACGGCGGGTTTGTGCCCTGCGTTAACAGATGAAGTTATGACTAAGTTGAAAAATGCAGGGATAAAGACTATAATTGATTTTATGTTGAGAGATTCTGAGACGCTCGCTCGAGAAACGTCGGTCAGCTACAAG GATCTGCAAAGCATCAGGAGAATTATTCATGCTCACCATGCAGCCTTTGCAGTATCAGGGACAGACGTACTTGACGAAGCTGTGAGATCGTCTATAGTTATATCAACAGGCATTACCAG TCTAAACAGTCTGCTTGGAGGTGGACTTATGACAGGGGAAGTGGTGGAAATATGTggtggatggggtgaagggaagaCCTCCTTGTGTGTGCAGCTGGCTCTCCATGCAGCTCTAAGACAGGGGCTGCACACCCTCTTCATTGATCCGAGTGCAAGCGTCTCACCCTCTAAATTGGCTCCTTTTATTGAGGCTTtgtcagaggaagaggaa GTTATGGAGAAAGCCCTCTCCCGCATCAAAGTAACATCTCCAGCAGACATCTGGGGCTTGTTCCGTGCTTTAGAGAAGACCTACCATCCTTGCATAACATTGGATGGTAGTGCcggaagtagtagtggtagtaacagcCAAAGTGCAGGAAAACTTAAGCTGGTGATAGTGGACTCTCTCTCGAACTTGGTCATGCCTCTTCTGGATGGAACGCGGAAGGAAG GATTGGGGATACTTAGTCAACTAGCTATCACACTGAAGGCTTTGGCATCAGAACAACAGGTAGCAGTTGTGGTTGTAAATAACGTGGTACAAATTCATAATGGTAGTTCTGTTCATAGATCTGACAGTCACCCAAAATGGAAACCAGCTTTAGGGAG GTACTGGGAGCATGTGCCACACACAAGACTGTTTGTAGAACAAGCTGAGTTGCCCGGGCATAACAGTAGCTTGAATTTATCCACATCGGAGCCCTGCGAGAACCAGAGTTCCCCCGGTCTCTCACTCTCCTTGAAGGTTTCAGTCTGGAAGAGTACAAGACTGAAGATGGACAGTTCAATGGTTTCTTTATTTGCATAA